From Thalassococcus sp. S3, one genomic window encodes:
- the rpmG gene encoding 50S ribosomal protein L33, translating into MAKPTTIKIRLNSTAGTGHFYVTKKNARTMTEKMVVRKFDPVARKHVEYKEGKIK; encoded by the coding sequence ATGGCGAAGCCGACGACAATCAAGATCCGTCTGAACTCGACCGCAGGCACGGGCCATTTCTATGTGACCAAGAAGAACGCGCGCACCATGACCGAGAAGATGGTGGTACGGAAGTTCGATCCCGTGGCCCGGAAGCATGTCGAGTACAAGGAAGGCAAGATCAAGTAA